Proteins encoded by one window of Yamadazyma tenuis chromosome 2, complete sequence:
- a CDS encoding uncharacterized protein (EggNog:ENOG503P0J6; COG:K), with amino-acid sequence MEEDFHFRLLRISIIQLLKSHGFDKSKSSTADVVTDLYVNMLDLLVTKAVRFSNLRNDDMKAIDILQAMLEVGLLKNSDNTKYNTKSVDSFKNWLSSLTFNTSKQVNQVPGNLKKVIIENRNFKDEMNDEEEKLRRLKKKQDFFNSFGQADDNTHADGMGAFDDDEVNIDINWVDYLIEKDSKFSNKKFEDTSLGPTVSTGNGVAGDYLVEASTDHVNQFLPINIKYDDRFEDEVI; translated from the coding sequence ATGGAAGAGGATTTCCATTTTCGATTACTACGGATCTCGATCATCCAGCTCCTCAAGAGCCACGGTTttgacaagtccaagtccaGCACCGCCGACGTGGTTACAGACCTTTACGTTAACATGCTTGATCTTTTGGTGACCAAAGCGGTTCGGTTTTCCAACCTCAGGAATGATGATATGAAAGCAATAGATATTCTTCAGGCCATGCTCGAGGTAGGTCTACTCAAGAACAGTGACAACACCAAGTATAACACCAAGAGTGTTGACAGCTTCAAGAACTGGCTTCTGTCGCTAACCTTCAATACCAGTAAACAAGTCAATCAAGTGCCTGGTAACCTCAAAAAAGTGATAATAGAGAATCGAAACTTCAAGGACGAAATGAACGACGAAGAGGAAAAACTCCgaagattgaagaaaaagcAGGATTTTTTCAACAGCTTCGGACAGGCTGATGATAACACCCACGCAGATGGAATGGGGGCTTTCGATGATGACGAGGTGAATATCGACATCAACTGGGTGGATTACTTGATCGAAAAAGACAGCAAGTTCAGCAACAaaaagtttgaagataCCAGCTTGGGCCCTACCGTTTCTACCGGCAATGGTGTCGCAGGAGACTACTTGGTGGAAGCTTCGACCGACCACGTGAACCAGTTTCTTCCTATAAACATAAAATATGACGATCGGTTCGAAGATGAGGTGATATAA
- the RET3 gene encoding Golgi-to-ER vesicle coat component (COG:U; EggNog:ENOG503P183; BUSCO:EOG09264OBA), translated as MTNISLYTITSCLILDKDGKRLYGKYYQTQTLHPELTTLAQQVEFEKKIFDKINRVNQDILLFNSNLVVYKQVNDVLLIIVANLDENESLIYQLLSNLNDSLNILLDNTLDKVTILEKYDMVSLCVDEAIDDGVILEIDSSVLVSRVTNPPSGASLGQDLNLNKIDISEKGFLNALSFASKKIGERLQQGL; from the coding sequence ATGACCAACATCTCATTATACACGATCACATCGTGTCTAATATTGGACAAGGATGGTAAACGGTTGTATGGGAAATACTATCAGACCCAAACCTTACACCCCGAGTTGACCACTCTTGCCCAACAGGtggagtttgaaaagaaaatcTTTGACAAAATAAATCGGGTCAACCAAGATATTTTgttattcaactccaacttggtggtatATAAACAGGTCAATGATGTATTGTTGATTATTGTGGCCAACTTGGACGAAAACGAGTCGTTGATTTACCAGTTGTTGTCCAATTTGAACGACAGTTTGAATATCTTGTTAGACAACACCTTGGATAAAGTGACCATCTTAGAAAAGTATGATATGGTCAGTCTCTGTGTGGATGAAGCCATTGACGATGgggtgattttggaaatcGATTCTAGTGTCTTGGTGTCAAGAGTCACCAACCCTCCAAGTGGTGCCAGTTTGGGCCaagacttgaacttgaacaaaattgATATTTCCGAGAAAGGGTTCTTGAACGCATTGTCGTTTGCCTCCAAGAAGATCGGAGAGCGGTTGCAACAAGGGTTATAG
- a CDS encoding uncharacterized protein (EggNog:ENOG503PF4N) — translation MMMNKNNNLSLKINNPLSISDNGPYTPLDQTLRTPIDPPNQNYFGQNFPNNLPQHPPHPQSQPPHQQQIYSNPIYNDSDDILTDTDDVNGSGIKTAKNYSLNFTSNFDYLVMSVYSHILSLPTTTPFSGTIPPSGLVGRVANETMNNLVSSISVNSGASYDQHSIINKDMLSNNSYRPIFLSLIRKRLIELCSHKNSSSKLPLSTSISINSMQNSNATGNNPYYSGNANIYASNARQSSISNLSLTELNINHYQEQQQAAAQQGKSRSSSINLRKQSLTRNNSYNSTTTSNWLHVGNLSTIRHPNESTDSLQSMQDYVPQPFINRSANGTSNSPNGNSALGNMSTPTGSAFSFNNMMMDYQTPPGSNTGSNKSSFSTPPGAPLHNIQIVQNPVSTSTTAPVPNLQEYDEFNFGSRSRSSSNPRLNGFPRPLTINTDNANLQALNSLNGNTETLDSPFMSATTPSDDFSLMQNAFINGSIPQSPIAEEREERILPTKLSLSEKKRDSLRLKRGIL, via the coding sequence atgatgatgaacaaaAATAATAATTTGCTGTTAAAGATAAACAACCCGTTATCGATTCTGGACAACGGGCCATACACACCCTTGGATCAGACTTTGAGGACACCTATCGATCCACCGAATCAGAATtactttggccaaaactTCCCCAATAACTTGCCGCAACACCCCCCACATCCACAGTCACAACCTcctcaccaacaacaaatcTACTCAAACCCCATTTATAACGATTCTGATGACATTCTCACCGACACAGACGATGTCAACGGATCGGGCATCAAGACTGCCAAAAATTACTCCTTGAATTTCACATCCAATTTCGACtatttggtgatgtctGTCTATAGTCATATTTTGTCTTTGCCCACCACAACACCTTTTTCGGGGACCATTCCACCCAGCGGGTTGGTGGGCCGCGTGGCTAACGAAACTATGAATAACTTGGTTTCTAGCATTTCTGTTAATAGCGGTGCTTCATATGACCAACATCTGATCATCAATAAGGATATGTTGTCCAACAACAGCTACAGACCCATATTCTTGCTGCTCATAAGAAAACGGTTAATCGAATTGTGCTCTCACAAGAATAGCCTGTCGAAATTGCCGTTATCTACGTCGATCAGCATCAATTCCATGCAAAATTCCAATGCCACTGGTAATAATCCATACTATTCGGGTAATGCCAATATTTATGCTTCTAACGCCAGACAGTCTTCCATTTCCAATTTGTCATTGACCGAGTTGAACATCAACCATTATCAGGAACAACAACAGGCGGCTGCTCAGCAAGGgaaatcaagatcttcCAGTATAAATCTTAGAAAACAGTCATTGACCAGAAATAACAGTTACAATAGCACCACCACTAGTAATTGGCTCCATGTGGGAAACTTGAGTACAATCAGACATCCCAACGAGTCTACTGACTCACTACAATCGATGCAAGACTATGTCCCTCAGCCATTTATCAACAGGTCTGCTAACGGCACCAGCAATAGCCCCAACGGCAACAGTGCGTTGGGAAACATGTCTACTCCAACCGGTCTGGCTTTCAGCTTTAACAACATGATGATGGACTATCAGACTCCCCCGGGTTCTAACACTGGATCCAACAAGTCCTCTTTTTCGACTCCTCCGGGTGCTCCTCTTCATAACATTCAAATCGTGCAAAATCCCGTGTCGACCTCTACTACGGCACCGGTGCCCAATTTGCAAGAGTATGATGAGTTCAATTTTGGCCTGAGATCCAGGTCTTCTAGCAACCCAAGATTGAATGGGTTCCCAAGGCCTTTGACTATTAACACAGACAACGCCAACTTACAGGcattgaactcattgaatGGTAACACAGAAACCTTGGATTCTCCTTTCATGTCAGCCACGACACCCTCAGACGACTTTTCATTGATGCAAAATGCCTTTATCAACGGGTCAATACCACAAAGTCCTATTGCTGAGGAGCGTGAAGAAAGAATACTTCCCACCAAACTCAGTCTTagtgaaaagaagagagaTTCATTGCGGTTGAAGAGAGGTATTCTTTAG